From the Aquitalea magnusonii genome, one window contains:
- the tauA gene encoding taurine ABC transporter substrate-binding protein, which produces MKHYAKTVRLSLIAASLALLGNLAHAADTVTIAYQTGIDPTKIPQADGAYEKATGSKINWRKFESGSEVIAAVASGDVVIGNLGSSPLAAAASRGLPIVTFLVADEIGDAEALVVRNGSKIAKPQDLIGKKVAVPYVSTTHYSLLASLKHWNVDASKVNVLNLRPSEITAAWQRGDIDAAYVWDPALGKIKANGKVLTSSAQVSKWGAPTYDIWIVRKDFAEAHPEFVNKFTKVSLDAIAGYVANPKAFIANKDNIDKISRLTGAAAPDVIAGLQGNRFLTQKEQIALLQKPFVQAVANTAAFLKSQGKVDSLQADYSPYVSNQFVKAAK; this is translated from the coding sequence ATGAAGCATTACGCCAAGACTGTCCGTCTCTCCCTGATTGCAGCCTCTCTTGCCTTGCTGGGCAATCTGGCTCACGCCGCCGACACCGTCACCATCGCCTACCAGACCGGTATCGATCCCACCAAGATTCCGCAAGCCGATGGTGCCTATGAAAAAGCCACCGGCAGCAAGATTAACTGGCGCAAGTTTGAAAGCGGTTCGGAAGTGATTGCCGCCGTGGCCTCGGGTGACGTGGTGATCGGCAACCTGGGCTCCAGCCCGCTGGCCGCCGCCGCCAGCCGTGGCCTGCCGATTGTCACCTTCCTGGTGGCCGATGAAATCGGTGACGCCGAGGCACTGGTGGTGCGCAATGGCAGCAAGATTGCCAAGCCGCAGGACCTGATCGGCAAGAAAGTGGCCGTGCCCTATGTGTCCACCACCCATTACAGCCTGCTGGCCTCGCTCAAGCATTGGAATGTGGATGCCAGCAAGGTGAATGTGCTGAACCTGCGCCCCAGTGAAATCACTGCGGCCTGGCAGCGTGGCGACATTGATGCCGCCTATGTATGGGACCCGGCACTGGGCAAAATCAAGGCCAACGGCAAGGTGCTGACCAGCTCGGCCCAAGTGTCCAAGTGGGGCGCGCCGACTTACGATATCTGGATCGTGCGCAAGGACTTTGCCGAGGCCCATCCGGAATTCGTCAACAAGTTTACCAAGGTGTCGCTGGACGCCATCGCCGGCTATGTGGCCAACCCCAAGGCCTTTATTGCCAACAAGGACAATATCGACAAGATCAGCCGCCTGACCGGTGCCGCCGCACCGGACGTGATTGCCGGCCTGCAGGGCAACCGCTTCCTTACCCAGAAGGAGCAGATTGCCCTGCTGCAAAAGCCCTTTGTGCAGGCCGTAGCCAATACCGCGGCCTTTTTGAAGTCGCAGGGCAAGGTGGACAGCCTGCAGGCTGATTACAGCCCCTATGTGAGCAATCAGTTTGTGAAGGCTGCGAAATAA
- the tauB gene encoding taurine ABC transporter ATP-binding subunit: MAILSANKVSVRYPGQDRPALSEVSLDIGPDDLTVALGPSGCGKTTLLNLFAGFVQPDGGEVRFGEARVTGPGADRAVVFQHDALLPWLSVRDNVAFGLRLQGVAKAERLARADEVLRLVDLPEAGSRYSWQLSGGQRQRVGIARALASHSQVLLMDEPFGALDAFTREQMQELLLKVWQQARRRIFLITHDIEEALFLATELVLMSPGPGRIVETLRPGFSQRYRAGESARAIKSDPAFIALREQLLATLFDHRRQAEEIAA, encoded by the coding sequence ATGGCCATCCTCTCCGCCAACAAGGTGAGCGTGCGCTATCCCGGTCAGGACCGGCCCGCCTTGTCCGAAGTGTCGCTGGACATCGGTCCGGATGACCTGACCGTGGCACTGGGGCCGTCCGGCTGCGGCAAGACCACCTTGCTGAACCTGTTTGCCGGATTTGTCCAGCCGGATGGCGGCGAGGTGCGCTTTGGTGAAGCCCGGGTGACCGGGCCGGGTGCGGACCGCGCCGTGGTGTTTCAGCACGACGCCTTGCTGCCCTGGCTTTCCGTGCGCGACAACGTGGCGTTTGGCTTGCGCCTGCAAGGCGTGGCCAAGGCCGAACGGCTGGCGCGGGCTGACGAGGTGCTGCGCCTGGTCGACCTGCCGGAGGCCGGCAGTCGCTATAGCTGGCAGCTATCCGGCGGCCAGCGTCAGCGCGTGGGGATTGCCCGTGCGCTGGCCAGCCACTCACAGGTATTGCTGATGGACGAACCCTTCGGCGCACTGGATGCCTTTACCCGCGAGCAAATGCAGGAGCTGCTGCTCAAGGTGTGGCAGCAGGCGCGGCGACGCATTTTCCTGATTACCCACGATATCGAAGAGGCGCTGTTTCTGGCTACCGAACTGGTGCTGATGTCGCCGGGGCCGGGCCGCATTGTCGAAACCCTGCGCCCGGGCTTCAGCCAGCGTTACCGGGCGGGTGAGTCGGCGCGGGCCATCAAGTCCGATCCGGCCTTCATCGCGCTGCGCGAGCAATTGCTGGCCACCCTGTTCGACCATCGCCGTCAGGCCGAGGAGATTGCCGCATGA
- the tauC gene encoding taurine ABC transporter permease TauC: protein MNALEQTLEQKLADVAVSNTVPDELPVSSPRAGSSRWRQYRRGWLSLISLLAVLGGWWGLSHSGIVPPLFLPAPEAVVAKLITVSTQGFMDATLWQHLAASLQRIVLALLAAVLLGIPLGVLMGVSPVARGLLDPLIEAYRPVPPLAYLPLIVIWFGIGELSKVLLIFLAVLAPVIIATSHGVVQVSRNRLRAAQTLGASRSQLLWFVILPEALPEILTGIRIGLGTGWSTLVAAELVAATRGLGFMVQSAAQFLVTDVVILGIAVIAVIAFALELGLRLLQRRLAPWHGQLD, encoded by the coding sequence ATGAATGCACTGGAACAGACACTGGAACAAAAACTGGCTGATGTTGCCGTCAGCAACACCGTACCGGACGAACTGCCGGTCAGCAGCCCGCGCGCTGGTAGCTCCCGCTGGCGGCAATACCGTCGCGGCTGGCTCAGCCTGATCAGCCTGCTGGCGGTATTGGGCGGCTGGTGGGGACTGTCGCACAGCGGCATTGTGCCGCCCTTGTTTCTGCCTGCGCCGGAAGCGGTGGTGGCCAAGCTGATCACCGTCAGCACCCAGGGTTTCATGGATGCCACCTTGTGGCAGCACCTGGCGGCCAGCCTGCAGCGCATCGTGCTGGCCTTGCTGGCTGCGGTGCTGCTGGGTATTCCGCTGGGGGTGCTGATGGGCGTCAGCCCGGTGGCGCGTGGCTTGCTGGACCCGCTGATTGAAGCCTATCGCCCGGTGCCGCCGCTGGCCTATCTGCCGCTGATTGTCATCTGGTTCGGCATCGGCGAATTGTCCAAGGTGCTGCTGATTTTCCTGGCGGTACTGGCCCCGGTCATCATCGCCACCAGCCACGGCGTGGTACAGGTCAGCCGTAACCGCCTGCGTGCTGCGCAGACGCTGGGTGCCAGCCGCAGCCAGTTGCTGTGGTTTGTCATCCTGCCGGAGGCTCTGCCGGAAATCCTCACCGGCATCCGCATCGGCCTGGGTACCGGCTGGTCCACCCTGGTGGCGGCCGAGCTGGTGGCTGCCACCCGCGGGCTGGGTTTCATGGTGCAGTCGGCAGCGCAGTTCCTGGTGACGGATGTGGTGATTCTGGGCATCGCGGTGATTGCGGTGATTGCCTTTGCGCTGGAGCTGGGCTTGCGCCTGTTGCAGCGACGACTCGCCCCCTGGCATGGCCAGCTGGATTGA
- the tauD gene encoding taurine dioxygenase has translation MSLTLTRLSPALGAIVEGVDLAQPLTDSLQQEIQQALLQHQVLFFRNQDISPRQQRDFAARFGDLHTHPIYPQHPDAPQVMILDTDAFDLKDNAIWHTDVTFIETPPAAAVLAARLLPEFGGDTLWASSFAAWDALSDRLKTLLEGLTATHDFTKTFPLKRFGLTPADREKWEQTRRDNPPLSHPVVRTHPVSGRKGLFVNGGFTTEINELPEEEGAALLAFLLAHQARPEFTIRWRWQAGDVAFWDNRSTSHYAVDDYRPNRRIMHRATILGDKPF, from the coding sequence ATGAGTCTGACTCTTACCCGTTTGTCCCCGGCGCTGGGCGCGATTGTCGAAGGTGTGGATCTGGCGCAGCCGCTGACTGACAGCTTGCAGCAGGAGATACAGCAGGCGCTGCTGCAACATCAGGTGCTGTTCTTCCGTAATCAGGACATCAGCCCGCGCCAGCAGCGCGACTTTGCCGCCCGGTTTGGTGATCTGCACACCCACCCCATCTACCCGCAACACCCGGATGCGCCACAGGTGATGATTCTGGACACCGACGCTTTCGACCTGAAGGACAATGCCATCTGGCACACCGATGTCACCTTCATCGAAACCCCGCCGGCCGCTGCGGTGCTGGCGGCGCGCTTGCTGCCGGAGTTCGGCGGTGACACGCTGTGGGCCAGCAGCTTTGCCGCCTGGGATGCGCTGTCCGACCGGCTGAAAACCTTGCTGGAAGGGCTGACTGCCACCCATGACTTCACCAAGACTTTCCCGCTCAAGCGCTTTGGCCTGACCCCGGCCGACCGGGAAAAATGGGAACAGACCCGGCGCGACAATCCGCCGCTGAGCCATCCGGTGGTGCGCACCCATCCGGTGAGCGGGCGCAAGGGCTTGTTCGTCAATGGCGGTTTCACCACTGAAATCAACGAGTTGCCGGAAGAAGAGGGCGCGGCCTTGCTGGCCTTCCTGCTCGCCCATCAGGCGCGGCCGGAATTCACCATCCGCTGGCGCTGGCAGGCTGGCGATGTGGCGTTCTGGGATAACCGCTCCACCAGTCATTATGCGGTGGACGATTACCGCCCCAACCGTCGCATCATGCACCGGGCGACGATTCTGGGTGACAAACCCTTCTGA